From a single Sporosarcina oncorhynchi genomic region:
- the yedE gene encoding selenium metabolism membrane protein YedE/FdhT: protein MKTIIQPIFQRYWNPYVVLLIAGILSALYFGLTSTVWAVTGEFTRLGGDILKLFGVNISGWQYYDMVHLQGSTWNRPDGWIVWGMFAGALIMVLLSNNFKIRRPQQKRRYVQGLVGGIIAGFGARLALGCNLAAFFTGVPQFSFHSWIFIVATGIGTYFGAKLTKTRWWKGRPTLTKGAAKPSTIKKRIIQPYVGSALAIAYLSLTIYFFATGQKLLGFGALFGLAFGILIERGQICFTSAFRDLFLVGRSVMAKAIIVGMAISSIITVIIISVYDLTPITQIAALSTFVGGVLFGLGIVMASGCETGMMYRLMEGQVLFLPVFAGNIIGATFLAYAWDHLGVYDVLAKSGTKINLLDSIGPVGAIIATLAMLGILYAFTIWQEKRYHRKLTMKRGVRTHAS from the coding sequence ATGAAAACAATCATTCAACCTATTTTTCAACGCTATTGGAACCCCTATGTCGTATTATTGATTGCAGGGATCCTCAGCGCTCTATACTTTGGCCTGACTTCAACGGTTTGGGCAGTTACTGGCGAATTCACCCGTCTTGGAGGAGATATTTTAAAACTGTTCGGTGTTAATATTTCCGGTTGGCAATATTATGACATGGTCCATCTGCAAGGTTCGACTTGGAACCGTCCCGATGGCTGGATTGTCTGGGGTATGTTTGCGGGTGCACTAATTATGGTGTTACTCAGTAATAATTTCAAGATTCGGCGTCCCCAACAGAAACGCCGTTACGTCCAAGGACTTGTCGGCGGTATCATCGCCGGGTTCGGTGCGCGTTTAGCACTTGGATGCAACTTGGCTGCATTCTTCACAGGCGTGCCGCAGTTCTCATTCCACTCATGGATTTTCATCGTCGCAACTGGAATTGGCACGTATTTCGGTGCAAAACTGACGAAGACGCGCTGGTGGAAAGGGCGTCCTACGTTAACAAAAGGTGCTGCGAAGCCTTCTACAATTAAGAAGCGCATTATTCAGCCTTATGTCGGCAGTGCACTTGCGATTGCCTATCTCAGTCTTACGATTTACTTCTTTGCAACCGGTCAAAAACTGCTTGGTTTCGGTGCATTATTTGGACTCGCATTCGGCATTCTGATTGAACGCGGACAAATTTGTTTCACTTCAGCCTTCCGTGACCTGTTCCTTGTAGGACGCAGCGTCATGGCAAAAGCAATCATTGTCGGGATGGCTATCAGTTCCATCATAACTGTCATCATTATATCCGTATATGACTTGACGCCAATCACGCAAATCGCTGCATTGAGCACGTTTGTCGGTGGTGTACTGTTCGGACTTGGGATTGTTATGGCGTCAGGTTGTGAAACGGGAATGATGTATCGTCTGATGGAAGGCCAGGTCCTCTTCTTGCCTGTTTTCGCCGGCAATATTATCGGTGCCACTTTCCTTGCTTATGCATGGGATCATTTAGGTGTGTATGATGTATTGGCAAAAAGCGGAACGAAGATCAACTTGTTGGATTCCATCGGCCCAGTCGGCGCGATTATTGCAACACTCGCTATGCTCGGCATACTTTACGCATTTACCATTTGGCAGGAAAAACGCTATCACCGTAAATTGACGATGAAGAGAGGAGTGAGAACACATGCAAGCTGA
- a CDS encoding SulP family inorganic anion transporter, with translation MYSLKQQWFGNVCADLLAGIVVGLALIPEALAFAFIVGVDPRVALYASFTIAVITSFVGGRPGLISAATGAMALVLVSLMADHGLQYVLAATILTGIIQLILGGLGVANLMRFIPNSVMLGFVNALGIMIFMSQVGYWFGSTTTAFLFAMITLILVYAIPRFFTAIPAPLIAIVVMTAIALFSGVKMQTIGDLGTMPNSLPTFFFPDIPLNFETLKIILPYSLALSIVGLLESLLTSQVLDDMTDTPSNKNREARGQGIANAITGFFGGMAGCALIGQSIINIKSGGRGRLSTLTAGVFLMFLIIVLGDLVTKIPMPVLAGVMIMVSMTTFNWGSFKFMKQAPRTESLVMLTTVVIILYTHNLAIGVVVGVILSALFFVAKISRVTVTSREGEYKIKGPLFFASTTKFIQSFEKMTEKDIIINFEDSQLWDESAVGAIFKVVQKLEGKGVKVKIVGLNSSSEQLYEKLL, from the coding sequence ATGTATAGTTTAAAACAACAATGGTTTGGGAATGTGTGCGCGGACCTGTTGGCGGGTATCGTTGTAGGACTAGCCCTCATTCCTGAAGCATTGGCTTTTGCATTTATTGTGGGCGTTGATCCGCGTGTTGCGTTATATGCGTCATTTACGATAGCCGTCATTACATCATTTGTAGGCGGTCGGCCAGGGTTGATTTCGGCGGCGACCGGAGCGATGGCGTTAGTGCTAGTCAGTTTGATGGCAGATCACGGATTGCAATATGTACTTGCTGCAACGATTTTGACAGGGATTATTCAACTTATTCTCGGCGGACTTGGGGTCGCGAATCTGATGCGCTTTATACCCAATTCTGTCATGCTCGGGTTCGTAAATGCGTTAGGGATCATGATTTTCATGTCTCAAGTGGGCTATTGGTTCGGGTCTACAACGACGGCATTTTTATTTGCAATGATTACATTAATTTTAGTATATGCGATTCCGCGCTTTTTCACTGCCATTCCTGCACCGCTAATAGCAATTGTTGTGATGACAGCGATTGCGTTGTTCAGCGGTGTGAAAATGCAGACAATCGGGGATTTAGGGACGATGCCGAATTCATTGCCAACATTTTTCTTCCCGGATATCCCGTTGAACTTCGAAACGTTGAAGATTATCTTGCCGTATTCGTTGGCACTATCCATTGTCGGTTTACTAGAATCATTACTGACATCACAAGTGCTTGACGATATGACAGATACGCCGAGCAATAAAAACCGTGAAGCACGCGGGCAAGGGATTGCCAATGCCATTACAGGATTTTTTGGTGGTATGGCAGGTTGTGCACTAATCGGACAATCCATTATTAATATCAAATCAGGCGGTCGCGGACGTTTATCGACATTGACAGCAGGTGTGTTTTTAATGTTCTTGATCATTGTACTAGGTGATCTTGTGACAAAGATTCCGATGCCGGTTCTTGCAGGGGTCATGATTATGGTTAGTATGACGACATTCAACTGGGGTTCGTTCAAGTTCATGAAACAGGCACCGAGAACAGAGTCACTTGTCATGCTTACTACGGTCGTCATTATTTTATACACACATAATCTCGCGATTGGCGTTGTAGTTGGTGTGATTTTAAGTGCGTTGTTTTTCGTCGCGAAAATCTCGCGCGTGACTGTAACGAGTCGTGAAGGGGAATACAAAATCAAAGGACCATTATTCTTCGCTTCCACAACAAAGTTCATTCAATCATTTGAAAAAATGACCGAGAAGGATATCATCATTAATTTTGAAGATAGCCAGCTGTGGGATGAATCTGCGGTAGGGGCAATTTTCAAAGTAGTTCAGAAACTTGAGGGAAAAGGTGTGAAGGTGAAAATTGTAGGATTAAATTCTTCAAGTGAACAATTATACGAAAAGTTACTTTGA
- the yedF gene encoding sulfurtransferase-like selenium metabolism protein YedF yields the protein MQAEHEADFTLDLRGESCPYPVIYTLEALQGMNKGELLQVITDCPGSFRNVPEEAIAHGYTFAQDPVKNGQEYLFYIYA from the coding sequence ATGCAAGCTGAACACGAAGCCGATTTCACACTTGATTTGCGCGGAGAATCCTGTCCCTACCCCGTCATCTACACATTAGAGGCACTTCAGGGGATGAACAAAGGGGAACTTTTACAAGTGATCACCGATTGCCCAGGCTCCTTCCGCAATGTCCCGGAAGAAGCGATTGCGCATGGCTACACATTCGCACAAGATCCTGTTAAGAACGGACAGGAATACCTGTTTTATATTTACGCTTAA
- a CDS encoding universal stress protein produces MKIAVAIDGSENALRAAKHAIQLAQLVPEAHLNIIYVADYSKAKDERLLAQSPESLSLKREQKVHPILELATKAGVKADITMLKGNPSLEIIKYVNDNDIDQLVIGSRGLSTFQEMVLGSVSHKVMKHVDCPVTVVK; encoded by the coding sequence ATGAAGATAGCTGTAGCGATTGATGGGTCTGAAAACGCGTTGCGTGCGGCCAAACATGCCATACAACTTGCGCAACTTGTACCGGAAGCCCATTTGAACATCATCTATGTAGCGGACTACAGCAAGGCAAAAGATGAGCGTTTGTTAGCGCAAAGTCCGGAAAGCCTTTCATTGAAAAGGGAGCAGAAAGTGCATCCTATTCTTGAACTCGCAACAAAAGCGGGTGTGAAGGCGGATATTACAATGTTGAAAGGTAATCCTAGCCTTGAAATCATTAAATATGTAAATGATAATGATATCGACCAGCTCGTCATCGGCAGCCGCGGGCTAAGCACATTCCAGGAAATGGTGCTCGGCAGCGTCAGCCACAAAGTGATGAAGCATGTGGATTGTCCAGTGACGGTTGTGAAGTAA
- a CDS encoding helix-turn-helix domain-containing protein: protein MFVGKKLTDIRLLHGYSRNELATLVNVSEQSIWQYENNYNGPKLEVVNKFKKLFNVKTKYFYEEKSCKTDFDPSLLAYRSKEINSIVKTRYEATHLEFIDGFINLLEGYIAYPENRLLIIRDYCIRFIGETSEHMDRTEVIRHIAEYARKELGLSDDNKKLLFVLEKNGVFVLEKHLDEDIDAYSTWSKNDKPFIILGTAKKSFVRRNFNLAHELGHLLLHYKMELSELTKSEYKKVEAEAHDFASYFLMPEKEFTKDIQQIKRLSNPNAYIDLKEKWSVSISAMAHYARKLGYLTYEQHRYFYASLNRYNYSYIEPLDDKIKVIRPGKVKSSLEFLFDNKIITLEDLITITNYNEKLIAKILGLNESLLSSYLKEPTFYGVSYIRERKI from the coding sequence ATGTTTGTTGGGAAAAAATTGACCGACATTCGATTACTCCACGGCTATTCTCGCAACGAGTTGGCGACGTTAGTAAATGTCAGTGAACAATCCATATGGCAGTATGAGAATAATTATAATGGACCTAAACTTGAAGTTGTGAACAAATTCAAAAAGCTGTTTAATGTCAAAACGAAGTACTTTTATGAGGAGAAATCTTGTAAAACAGATTTTGATCCAAGTTTATTAGCCTATCGATCGAAAGAGATAAACAGTATTGTGAAAACAAGATATGAAGCCACGCATTTAGAATTTATAGATGGATTCATAAACCTATTAGAAGGGTACATAGCGTACCCTGAAAATAGACTTCTAATCATTCGGGATTATTGTATCCGATTTATCGGAGAGACTTCTGAACATATGGACAGAACAGAGGTTATTAGACATATCGCTGAATATGCCAGAAAAGAATTGGGACTCAGCGATGATAATAAAAAGCTTTTATTTGTCCTCGAAAAAAACGGTGTTTTTGTCCTGGAAAAGCATCTAGATGAAGATATTGATGCATACAGCACATGGAGCAAAAATGATAAACCGTTTATCATTTTGGGAACTGCAAAAAAGTCCTTTGTAAGGAGGAATTTCAATCTTGCCCATGAACTTGGCCATCTTTTGCTTCATTATAAAATGGAGTTAAGCGAGTTGACCAAGTCTGAATATAAAAAAGTCGAAGCGGAAGCACATGACTTTGCATCCTACTTCCTTATGCCCGAAAAAGAATTCACTAAAGACATACAACAGATTAAAAGACTTTCCAATCCAAACGCCTATATTGATTTAAAGGAAAAGTGGTCGGTATCTATTAGTGCAATGGCCCACTATGCACGCAAGTTAGGCTATCTGACGTATGAACAACATAGGTACTTTTATGCTTCCTTAAATCGTTATAATTATTCGTACATTGAACCATTAGATGACAAGATAAAAGTTATTCGACCAGGTAAAGTCAAAAGTTCCTTAGAGTTTTTATTTGATAATAAAATTATCACGCTTGAAGATCTCATCACTATTACGAATTATAACGAAAAGCTGATTGCCAAAATATTGGGTTTGAATGAAAGTCTTCTCTCTTCTTACTTGAAGGAACCTACTTTTTATGGTGTCAGTTATATTAGAGAAAGAAAGATTTGA
- a CDS encoding helix-turn-helix domain-containing protein: protein MNYGYIRPTVKDQSGTAQLQGLILDKIFTESHGLAKKRTELEQLFMNAQINDELYFQNIEVLADSMQQLLDALRLAERDKIVIHFIDEQLTNQSIMNFTLQQSVTFFMTIQSTLFSHSSTFTLQEAKEQGKSIGRPRKSDENLQRAFTMYDSKKYSLFEIKEATGISKSTLYRYLDERSPGN, encoded by the coding sequence ATGAACTATGGATACATCCGTCCGACTGTAAAGGACCAGTCAGGCACGGCTCAATTACAAGGACTTATTCTAGATAAAATATTTACTGAATCCCATGGACTTGCCAAGAAACGAACGGAACTTGAGCAGTTATTTATGAACGCACAAATAAATGATGAACTATACTTTCAAAACATCGAAGTTCTCGCCGATTCCATGCAACAGCTACTCGATGCACTTCGGCTTGCCGAACGCGATAAGATCGTCATTCATTTCATTGATGAACAATTGACGAATCAATCGATTATGAACTTTACATTGCAACAAAGCGTTACGTTTTTCATGACAATCCAATCAACACTTTTCAGCCACTCTTCCACATTCACTTTGCAAGAAGCCAAAGAGCAAGGCAAATCGATTGGCCGCCCACGAAAATCGGATGAAAACCTACAACGTGCGTTCACGATGTACGACAGTAAGAAATATTCACTTTTTGAAATTAAAGAAGCAACCGGTATTAGCAAGTCTACGTTATACCGGTATTTGGATGAACGTTCCCCGGGGAATTAA